Proteins from a single region of Styela clava chromosome 1, kaStyClav1.hap1.2, whole genome shotgun sequence:
- the LOC120337959 gene encoding 4-hydroxyphenylpyruvate dioxygenase-like, whose protein sequence is MSYYSDKGEKHENAKFKCFEHLRFWVGNAKQAADFYCMHMGFKPFAYKGLETGTRDVVSHVVKQNDIIFVFVSSLNPGNKVMGSYLSKHGDGVKDVAFTVENCEILVQKAKERGAIIVKDLWEESDENGTVKMATVQTYGDTTHTFIERSNFNGLFLPGFKAPLFEPDIYDTLPAPNLRFIDHVGSSQSENEMTPTADWYVQNLLFRRFWSIDDSMLHTQYSSMNSTVVTNHEETIKMALNEPSIGKKKSQIKEYCEYNEGAGVQHIAMNTPDVITAVRNMKARGVEFLSVPDTYYKKLRQSLINAKITVEEDLDIIQELRILVDFDENGYLLQLFSKPVQDRPTLFMEVIQRHNHSGFGAGNFKTLFEAMEQDQEARGNLTEVENA, encoded by the exons ATG AGCTACTACTCAGATAAAGGCGAAAAA CATGAAAATGCAAAATTCAAATGCTTCGAGCATCTTCGATTTTGGGTTGGAAATGCAAAACAG GCTGCTGATTTCTATTGTATGCACATGGGTTTCAAACCGTTTGCCTACAAAGGATTGGAAACAGGAACTAGAGATGTTGTTTCACACGTGGTAAA acaaaatgacattatttttgtatttgtttctTCGCTCAATCCCGGAAACAAGGTCATGGGGTCATATCTTTCAAAACACGGCGACGGAGTTAAGGATGTTGCTTTCACCGTagaaaattgtgaaatattagTTCAG AAAGCAAAAGAGAGAGGAGCAATAATCGTCAAAGATTTGTGGGAAGAGTCGGATGAAAACGGCACAGTTAAAATGGCAACTGTTCAAACGTACGGCGATACAACACACACTTTTATAGAACGAAGTAACTTTAACGGACTATTTTTACCCGGATTCAAAGCACCTCTATTCGAACCGGACATCTACGACACCCT GCCAGCACCGAATCTTAGATTTATTGATCACGTGGGTAGCAGTCAATCAGAGAATGAAATGACTCCAACGGCAGATTG GTACGTTCAAAATCTTCTATTTCGTCGATTCTGGTCGATAGACGATTCTATGCTTCACACGCAATACAGTTCCATGAACTCTACTGTCGTTACCAATCACGAAGAAACCATCAAAATGGCGTTGAACGAACCATcgattggaaaaaaaaaaagtcaaatcaAAGAGTATTGCGAATACAATGAGGGAGCAGGAGTCCAACATATAGCAATGAACACACCAGATGTCATTACTGCG GTTCGAAATATGAAAGCTCGTGGAGTAGAATTTTTATCAGTACCGGATACTTACTATAAGAAATTAAGACAAAGTTTGATAAACGCGAAGATCACTGTGGAAGAAGATCTTGATATTATCCAG GAATTACGTATTCTTGTTGACTTTGACGAAAACGGCTATTTACTGCAACTATTCAGCAAACCAGTTCAGGATCGCCCAACTCTCTTTATGGAAGTTATTCAACGCCACAACCACTCG